The Vanrija pseudolonga chromosome 1, complete sequence genomic sequence ACCGCTCTGTTCGCCCCACCGTCAAATggagcaacaacaacggtTACTGGGGTGACAATCACCAGTCAGATGATGGCCGACGCATCGGTCGAGTCTGGCAACGTGCccaacgtcgtcgccaaCCCTCTCCGTCACGATGGGGACATCGACCCGTTTTTCGGCGGTGGTAGGTCAGGCTGGACAGCAGACAGGACAAACAATGCGGTTTCTGGGACCAATGGAGCGACTCTTGAACTCGTCATTCCTCCCAATGTTGGCTACATCGTATTCAGCTCGACATTCGGCCCTCAGAACGGAGAGCTCAGCATATCGTCTTCGCCTGATCTCCCCTGGGTCCCAAACAATGGAGCATTCCAAACTCAgacgtcgtcgggctcgactTTCTCCGCCCCATTGTTTGCCGTGAGTCCTGTTTGTTCATTTCGAGCCCTAGTTGACATGACCAGACCCCACTCGACCCCACACAGAGCTACAGGATTTCCATCAGGGCGCccctcggcaccggcgtgGCAGGCTTGACTGGCGTGCAGCTGTACTCGTCGACGTGAGCGGAACGTTATGGCTACCACAGTCATGTTGGCTGACCCTATTCAGCAACGCCCCGCCTGTTCTTCCCTCCCCGCCATCACCTTCCACCCATGGGAGCACAACAGGGTCAAGCACGTCTcctggctcgtcgtccggcTCTGGTTCCGCTGCCGTAACAAATTCCAACGGTGCGGTCACTacaggcggcgccggcggcactggcAGCTCTggcaacgacaacaacggcAAGAAGAGCAGCACCAACATTGGCGCCATTGTCGGTGGTGTCGTGGGCGGCGTTGTCGCCCTCCTACTCCTCGGAGTCCTGGCCTTCTGCTGCCTGCGTCGTAGGCGAAAACGGTCCGACACTGAGACGTGAGTGTAACGCTGCAAATCCCCAAACGTTGCACCCCTGCTAACGTTACAAGGACCAGCAGTGCCGAGCCCCTGGGCAGTACCGCCCTTATGCCTCTCAAAGAAGGTAAACCGGCGCGGACGCAGGTCCACCGTGTCCGTGCTGACGGCGCAGCACCCGACACGCCTTCCACCGGCTACACCGAGAAACACTCGACCTCGCTTCCGCCCGTTGGCAACAAGATCCTGTCGCCAGCCGGAATCGCAGCTGCCAGTGTCGGTTCGGTCGTTAGTGGCACGGGCGGCAACCTTGGTGTCCCTCACGGCCTCAACCACTCCAACTCGCACTCGACACTACGACACGAGGGCGAGTCACGagacgtgctcgagcagtTCCCCGAGGTCCCTGGtgtcgccggcgctggcggcatgGTTGCCGTCGTCCCATTGCGGCGCAAGGGCAGTGTGGGAACGTTTGGCGACAACGAGTCGACGGGCAACATGTCTCGGTCGGCCTCGCACTCGTCGCTTTCGATGCCCAACCTGGCACCCAGTGCAAGCAGCCACGGCGGGCACTCGACGCCAGTGACGACGGCTGTGCCTCTGGTCCACTCAATACCTCCGGCCATGGTCCAGTCCCGGGCAACACAAGTGCCATCCACCGTCCCATCAGCCGCGCCGTCGATCAGCTCGCactcgatggcgtcgagcgagtaCGGCACCGCAGAGGGAGGGTACGACACGgcgcccgaggacgacttCTCGCCGCCACGAGCGGGCGGCATCGAGCGGGTCACGTCCCCTCtggacgacagcgaggactttgacgccgacgccgaggctgcgaGGCTCAGAGGGCCAGGAGCAGCATACGAGGACTGGCTGCGGCAGCCGCCCAGTCccggacgcggcgcggcgcgcgagtggCGCAACTCGAAACACCAAGGACACTAGACTGGGGTACTACATTCTGTATAATCTCTCCCtatctctctctctctctgaACACACGCATAGCTTTGCATCCGACATACATACATGGCCTGGGGCTCTGCTGAGAGAATGCATCATGCTGGCACATGCGGGGTCTGTTCTTGCTGTTCGATCTTCTGAGttgctcgccctcgcctaCTTCTTCTCCTCCGGCTTGGCGTGCGCAGCGGCGTTCTCAGCCTGGAACTCGGCCGTCTTCTGGGGGTGCGAGTTAGGGTCATGGTGCTCGTGGTGCGggtgcgcgtggtggtggtgctcgtgGCCGTGCGCCTCGTGCTTGTGGCCAACGGGGttgtggggctggggctggtcTGGCATTGTGGGTGGATGAGCGAGTGCACTGGTGTGTGTCGTTGAGTCGATAGATCCGGGGTGAGAGAGAAACGGGGCTACGAACACGACCAGACCACACCAGTGACGTTATATATAACTGGTGTGCACTGGTAGAGCAGTACGACGTCATGCGATCGCACATGACATTGGAAGGCACAAGCGACTTGACCGAAGGTAGCAGGTGCTGGAACTTCATGCCCACCTAGCTGCGATCTTTCGCAGCTCCGATCGCCCTCCAAGCTGATAGCGCCTGCCTGGCTCAATGAACTGACCATCAGACACACCGACGTCTAGGCCAGCTCAGGCATCTGCGACCTTTCATTCTGAATATCTCCGCGACAACCGCGCGCCTAGTCACACTCCTTGATCGCCGTAACGCAGATATCGCCGCCCCCAAAGCCTCCGCTCCGGCTCAGCTCCCGCCGTCACGGCGGTAGCCTGAGGCTTGGAAAGCCTCCGAACCGaccagcgagcggcgcggatTAGGTGGGGAGTGGCGTGCCGGTGGAAGGCGCACCAGTGTCCTGAGGCGGCGCTTGacggtcggcgacgtcggctAGGTCCTGCAGACTTTGGACTCGAGGGCAGACGACTGACAACGCTACCAGCGACAACGATCACAAATGACATGAGTCTATGATAACACGATGCAAACGGATCTGACCAGCAGAACACACCACGCTCCCCACCCCCGTCCCGCCGAATCTCTCACTTCACTACAACCACAACGGCCTCCAGCGCCGGGTCGAGCGGACGGCACACCCTGTGTGCCTCCGTCCTGATCATACTGATCGCGTACTCGATgctggagcggcggcggtcgagcaGCCCACGGGGGCGCTCCTTACCGAACTCCAGAAAGCCGGTGTACAGCGTGTCGACCGCGGACGACAGGACGCGTCGATAGCCGAGCGTCGTGGCCTTGAATTTGTTGCTATGAGCGACTGTCATCCCCGGCGTTGCCGACTCGAGGTGGCTGATAAAGCACCGCACGAGGTCGCTCACGAAGCGGGAGTAGTGGCGCGAGCTCTGGATGAGCTTGGCGCGGTTCTCGAGGCTCAGGAACTCGTCGTTACGCTCTCGGGGGGCGTGGCTGACGTGATCGGCCTGGTAGGCTGCGAACTCCTTGTCCAGCGGCGCAAAGTGCGTGATAAGGCGCTTCAGGTGGCCGCTGTCGAGCACCATGGCACCAACGACACTCGCGGGCGGGACGTACGCGTAGATCGTGCAGCCCGGTCCTGGTGCACGGCTGTGCGGAGGGAAGGTGGGAGCCCAGAAGCGCCAGTTCTTCAACCCAAGGATCTTCTTCAGCTTGAGCACctggcgtgcgcgcgccttgTAGAAGGGCGATGGGAGGATTGTGTTCTCGTTGTAGCTGCCCAGCGCGAGGGAGACAACGATGTCGTCGGTGCGCGGCTCGGGCGGGTCTTCGACCGTTGCCTCACGTTGAGCTAAAATACGAGCGAAGGCGCGCTCATTGACCGTCCGCGGCGGTCCGTGGGAGACGAACGGGGTCTGGAGGGCGC encodes the following:
- the TMK1 gene encoding Receptor protein kinase TMK1; its protein translation is MSQTYNHWAPFLQYGSAWTASAESHSVARQGQGFDGTLTIPFYGLGVGVNGNVGGGGMSGPSTASGATLSLQNTPDVKPQMMADASVESGNVPNVVANPLRHDGDIDPFFGGGRSGWTADRTNNAVSGTNGATLELVIPPNVGYIVFSSTFGPQNGELSISSSPDLPWVPNNGAFQTQTSSGSTFSAPLFATPLDPTQSYRISIRAPLGTGVAGLTGVQLYSSTNAPPVLPSPPSPSTHGSTTGSSTSPGSSSGSGSAAVTNSNGAVTTGGAGGTGSSGNDNNGKKSSTNIGAIVGGVVGGVVALLLLGVLAFCCLRRRRKRSDTETTSSAEPLGSTALMPLKEAPDTPSTGYTEKHSTSLPPVGNKILSPAGIAAASVGSVVSGTGGNLGVPHGLNHSNSHSTLRHEGESRDVLEQFPEVPGVAGAGGMVAVVPLRRKGSVGTFGDNESTGNMSRSASHSSLSMPNLAPSASSHGGHSTPVTTAVPLVHSIPPAMVQSRATQVPSTVPSAAPSISSHSMASSEYGTAEGGYDTAPEDDFSPPRAGGIERVTSPLDDSEDFDADAEAARLRGPGAAYEDWLRQPPSPGRGAAREWRNSKHQGH